One region of Paenibacillus polymyxa M1 genomic DNA includes:
- the spoIIIAD gene encoding stage III sporulation protein AD, which yields MEIIQVVGFALVATVLILVIKEQKPMFAFLIATAAGIVIFLLLIGKIGSVVAVLERLARSSGMDMIYFKTVLKIIGIAYIAEFGAQIVRDAGQDGIASKIELTGKVLIMVLAIPIISIIIDTILKLMPA from the coding sequence ATGGAAATTATTCAAGTGGTGGGCTTCGCCCTCGTTGCCACAGTCCTCATCTTAGTTATCAAGGAACAGAAGCCGATGTTTGCCTTTTTGATTGCAACAGCTGCGGGAATCGTCATTTTTTTGCTGCTGATTGGCAAGATCGGATCTGTGGTTGCCGTGCTGGAGCGACTGGCCAGGTCTTCAGGCATGGACATGATTTATTTTAAAACCGTATTAAAAATAATCGGTATCGCTTATATTGCTGAATTTGGAGCACAGATCGTACGGGATGCGGGACAAGACGGTATTGCTTCCAAGATAGAGCTTACTGGAAAGGTACTCATCATGGTACTCGCAATCCCGATTATCAGCATTATTATTGATACCATTCTGAAGCTGATGCCCGCCTGA
- the spoIIIAC gene encoding stage III sporulation protein AC has protein sequence MNLEVNAIFQIAGIGIIIAMIHTVLKQMGKEDMAHWVTVIGFVVVLFMVVRMLDNLLQEIKSIFLFQ, from the coding sequence ATGAATTTAGAAGTGAACGCAATTTTCCAGATTGCCGGAATTGGCATTATTATCGCTATGATTCATACCGTACTAAAGCAAATGGGCAAGGAAGACATGGCCCATTGGGTGACGGTCATCGGTTTCGTTGTAGTGCTGTTCATGGTGGTGCGAATGCTGGATAACCTTCTGCAAGAGATCAAATCTATTTTTCTTTTTCAGTAG
- the spoIIIAB gene encoding stage III sporulation protein SpoIIIAB → MLKLLGAVLVILATTLAGWQRARQFAMRPRQIRELILALQRLTTEVSYGVSPLPDAFAKTGEPLREPLRSLFQQASRWMHPSFGLTARESLHKAIEVSWSRSSMKQAEKEAMRQLAYSLGTSDREDQIKHIALTIQQLSHEEAQAQADQVRYERMSRSLGLLIGALIVILIY, encoded by the coding sequence ATGCTTAAGTTGCTGGGAGCTGTCTTGGTTATACTAGCCACCACACTGGCAGGCTGGCAGCGGGCAAGGCAATTTGCCATGAGGCCGCGGCAAATCAGAGAGTTAATTCTCGCACTGCAAAGACTGACCACCGAGGTTTCTTACGGGGTGTCTCCGTTACCAGATGCTTTCGCCAAGACAGGAGAGCCCTTGCGAGAGCCGCTGCGCTCTCTGTTTCAGCAAGCCTCACGCTGGATGCACCCCTCGTTTGGCCTGACCGCCAGAGAAAGCTTGCATAAAGCGATTGAAGTCTCGTGGAGCCGTTCCTCTATGAAGCAGGCCGAGAAGGAAGCGATGCGTCAGCTTGCTTACAGCCTTGGAACCAGCGACCGTGAGGACCAGATCAAGCACATTGCGCTGACCATCCAGCAGTTATCCCATGAAGAAGCGCAGGCGCAGGCAGATCAGGTGAGATACGAGCGTATGAGCAGAAGCCTGGGACTGCTGATCGGAGCATTGATCGTCATTTTGATCTATTAG
- the spoIIIAA gene encoding stage III sporulation protein AA, which yields MEWLELFPEPLHGILGRLPETVFKQLEEIRIREGRPLEVNANGDHHFVTTAGRLTLNPVEAYKPNREDAHRLLDFISNHSLYTMEEELRKGFITIPGGHRIGLAGRTVLNRGRVEHLRDISSFNVRIARAIPGIADRILPYVADRKSGMIRHTLILSPPQHGKTTLLRDLARQLSYGGMKSNGGRRNGLKVGIIDERSEIAGSHKGIPGFDVGPRTDILDGCPKAEGMMMMIRSMSPDVLIVDEIGRPEDAEAVREALHAGIAVIASAHGRDVAEMASRSAFAGLATGQELFQLYVMLERTSRGVSFRLADAKQRRLTLPGEGQNGGISYA from the coding sequence ATGGAATGGCTGGAGTTATTTCCGGAACCGTTGCACGGTATACTCGGAAGGCTTCCAGAAACCGTATTTAAGCAACTGGAAGAAATCCGGATCCGGGAAGGAAGGCCGCTGGAAGTTAATGCGAATGGTGATCATCATTTTGTAACGACTGCTGGTCGGCTGACTTTGAATCCTGTTGAAGCCTATAAGCCTAACCGCGAGGATGCCCACCGATTACTGGATTTTATCAGTAATCATTCCCTGTACACCATGGAAGAGGAGCTTCGCAAAGGGTTTATTACGATCCCTGGCGGTCATCGTATTGGCTTGGCAGGGAGAACCGTGCTCAACCGAGGGCGAGTAGAGCATTTGCGAGATATAAGCAGCTTTAATGTACGAATTGCTCGGGCCATTCCTGGCATAGCTGATCGGATATTGCCTTATGTAGCGGATCGAAAATCTGGAATGATACGGCATACGCTCATCTTGTCACCGCCTCAGCATGGCAAGACGACGTTGCTTAGGGACTTGGCTCGGCAACTGAGTTACGGAGGGATGAAAAGCAACGGAGGGCGACGAAATGGACTTAAGGTGGGCATTATAGATGAACGCTCTGAGATTGCTGGCAGTCACAAGGGCATCCCCGGTTTTGATGTCGGACCTCGCACCGATATATTGGACGGATGCCCGAAAGCAGAGGGCATGATGATGATGATTCGCTCGATGTCACCGGATGTCCTGATTGTTGATGAAATCGGGCGGCCAGAAGATGCAGAGGCGGTGCGTGAAGCACTTCACGCAGGCATCGCAGTCATTGCTTCCGCACATGGTCGCGATGTGGCTGAAATGGCGAGCCGATCTGCCTTTGCTGGATTAGCTACAGGACAGGAGCTGTTCCAGCTCTACGTCATGCTGGAGCGGACGAGCCGGGGTGTCTCTTTTCGCCTGGCAGATGCCAAGCAGCGCAGGCTGACACTGCCTGGGGAAGGGCAGAACGGGGGCATCTCCTATGCTTAA
- a CDS encoding aspartate kinase translates to MSLYVMKFGGSSVGDTERMKRVAKRVVEKQSEGHQCVVVVSAMGDTTDELIDQAKLLNEQLPARELDMLMTTGEQISIALLSMAIQQLGHEAVSFTGWQAGFRTESDFGRARITDIQPQRVLDALSSNKIVVVAGFQGMSADGDITTLGRGGSDTTAVALAAAIQADACEIYTDVDGIYSTDPRIVKVARKLKEISYDEMLELANLGAAVLHPRAVEYAKHNRVPLIVRSSFNHNEGTVVKEDAVMEQGVVVSGIAYDKNVARISILGVADIPGVLAKVFGTLAAAKIDVDIIVQSGVEAGKADFSFTVALTDREAALKTLEGIRGELPYREVTSEENLVKVSIVGAGMVSHPGVAAQMFAVLAEQGVSIKMVSTSEIKVSCVIEAGKLHEVIQALHTAYNLDTEEQAFVGGPKDRR, encoded by the coding sequence TTGTCTTTGTATGTCATGAAATTCGGAGGCAGTTCCGTCGGTGACACGGAGCGCATGAAACGCGTGGCAAAACGCGTCGTTGAGAAACAGAGTGAAGGGCATCAATGTGTAGTGGTCGTTTCCGCAATGGGAGACACGACAGACGAATTGATTGACCAGGCTAAATTATTAAATGAGCAGTTGCCTGCGCGTGAGCTGGATATGTTGATGACGACAGGCGAGCAAATTTCAATCGCATTGTTGTCGATGGCTATTCAGCAGCTGGGTCATGAAGCGGTATCGTTTACAGGATGGCAGGCTGGCTTCCGTACTGAATCTGACTTTGGTCGGGCACGGATTACGGATATTCAACCTCAGCGTGTGCTGGATGCACTGAGCAGCAACAAGATTGTTGTTGTAGCTGGTTTCCAGGGGATGTCTGCAGATGGAGATATTACTACGCTGGGACGTGGTGGTTCTGATACGACGGCCGTTGCGCTGGCGGCGGCGATTCAAGCGGATGCCTGTGAAATTTACACGGATGTGGACGGCATATATTCAACAGATCCACGAATTGTGAAGGTGGCACGTAAGCTAAAAGAAATTTCTTATGATGAGATGCTGGAATTAGCCAATTTAGGTGCGGCTGTTTTACATCCCCGTGCGGTAGAGTATGCCAAACATAACCGGGTACCGTTGATTGTGCGGTCCAGTTTTAACCATAATGAAGGAACAGTCGTAAAGGAGGATGCAGTAATGGAGCAAGGCGTTGTAGTCAGTGGAATTGCATATGATAAAAATGTAGCAAGAATCAGTATTTTGGGCGTTGCAGATATCCCTGGTGTACTGGCAAAAGTTTTCGGAACACTGGCAGCAGCCAAAATTGATGTAGACATTATTGTGCAGAGCGGGGTTGAAGCTGGAAAAGCAGATTTCTCCTTTACAGTAGCTCTGACGGATCGTGAAGCTGCACTTAAGACACTGGAAGGTATTCGCGGAGAGCTTCCATACCGTGAAGTAACGTCTGAGGAAAATCTGGTGAAGGTATCCATTGTAGGTGCGGGAATGGTTAGCCACCCGGGTGTTGCAGCGCAAATGTTTGCCGTGCTGGCCGAGCAAGGCGTTAGCATTAAAATGGTAAGCACATCCGAAATCAAGGTATCGTGTGTAATTGAAGCTGGAAAGCTTCATGAGGTTATTCAAGCGTTGCATACAGCTTATAATCTGGATACCGAGGAGCAAGCGTTTGTGGGCGGACCTAAAGACCGTCGTTAA